The Paeniglutamicibacter sulfureus genome includes a region encoding these proteins:
- a CDS encoding DUF262 domain-containing protein yields the protein MSRIESFISAFNTDAAAGELVQRIEIPLIQRDYAQGRHGVKVDEIRESFLSVLHDALAEPNPQRVSLDFIYGEIDRGTLQPLDGQQRLTTLFLLHWYLAARAGVLDDTEPWTRFSYATRQSARRFCERLVTAVPPSDVENLSGWIVDQSWYLFVWRHDPTIQAMLVMLDAIHQQFAAVNAVVAWERLADTAEPAVSFHLLPLPDMGSAEDLYIKMNSRGKPLSDFENFKAHFEKIIESSSSASEFARKVDVDWVDVFWHYRGDDDLVDDEFLRYFEFVTEVCEWSDPLLTSDSEPSLVKRAERIFGNANPSRAEHLEFLFSAFDVWVDRDIPATFNQVFGKNSELNGSGSKVPLFFRDTDVNLFESCCRSYGLRSGGGRQFTFGQTLILLAVLLHITHATEDFPHRIRVLRNLVEGSTFEMRAERMPRLIADTTRLILAGELPQPGNSFSLPQIDDEEAKQLFRAASPEIEKVLNGLEDHPLLRGSLNGFELDVTKLETRAGAFREVIRSDTLWSDVAGALLTIGEYQRARGRDPKNTRSFQFVTPYGANRDVWRLLLTGATQKALAPTNRVLADFLDNIADRPSHLAEKLRDMQSKWLAEREAALEFDWRYYMVKYPDMRSGGSGIYFAEGGELGYSLCNLRGGTTQMNSRYRDPYLLTIWRQLGEPSELDDPWFIGHERNPRYLTLTASGTGIQCFADGYRLSGPAEGEPLRVFDDALLELGIGDDGILAVAQTAFRDRQVDTVDRIEVGTALVRALISKGL from the coding sequence GTGAGTCGGATCGAATCGTTCATCAGCGCATTTAATACAGACGCCGCAGCCGGAGAACTCGTTCAGCGAATCGAGATCCCACTTATCCAACGTGACTACGCCCAAGGTCGTCATGGGGTGAAGGTGGATGAGATTCGCGAGTCATTCCTTTCTGTACTCCACGATGCCCTCGCTGAGCCGAATCCGCAGCGTGTCAGCCTCGATTTCATCTACGGTGAGATCGACCGAGGAACGCTCCAGCCCCTCGACGGACAACAGCGACTTACAACCCTTTTTCTACTCCATTGGTACCTCGCCGCTCGTGCCGGAGTACTTGATGACACTGAGCCTTGGACTCGCTTCTCTTATGCAACGCGGCAAAGCGCACGAAGATTTTGCGAACGGCTAGTCACAGCGGTACCGCCCTCCGACGTCGAGAATCTGTCCGGGTGGATCGTCGATCAGTCTTGGTATCTATTCGTTTGGCGTCACGATCCCACGATCCAAGCGATGCTAGTGATGCTCGATGCAATTCACCAACAGTTTGCCGCAGTGAATGCCGTCGTTGCTTGGGAGCGCCTGGCAGACACCGCAGAGCCAGCAGTATCCTTCCATCTTCTCCCCCTGCCCGACATGGGCTCGGCAGAGGACCTCTACATCAAGATGAACTCGCGTGGAAAACCCCTCTCTGACTTTGAAAACTTCAAGGCCCACTTTGAGAAGATCATCGAGTCATCATCGAGCGCGTCAGAATTCGCGCGCAAGGTGGACGTTGATTGGGTAGACGTTTTTTGGCATTATCGGGGCGATGACGATCTCGTCGATGACGAGTTTCTACGCTATTTCGAGTTCGTCACCGAAGTCTGCGAGTGGAGTGATCCCCTCCTCACTTCGGATTCAGAACCGTCGCTCGTCAAAAGGGCTGAACGCATATTCGGGAACGCTAATCCGAGCCGTGCAGAGCACCTCGAATTTTTATTCTCCGCGTTCGATGTCTGGGTGGATCGCGATATTCCGGCGACCTTCAATCAAGTGTTCGGTAAGAATTCCGAACTGAACGGGTCTGGGAGCAAAGTTCCTCTCTTTTTCCGCGATACCGACGTCAATCTCTTCGAATCCTGCTGTAGATCTTACGGATTGCGAAGTGGTGGTGGCCGACAATTCACCTTTGGTCAGACACTGATACTCCTGGCTGTGTTGCTTCACATCACCCACGCCACCGAGGACTTTCCTCATCGCATACGCGTGCTCCGCAATCTTGTCGAGGGCTCAACGTTTGAAATGCGTGCCGAGCGAATGCCTCGTCTGATCGCCGATACCACCCGCCTTATTCTCGCAGGCGAGTTGCCCCAACCGGGCAACAGTTTCAGTTTGCCTCAAATCGACGACGAAGAAGCAAAACAACTGTTTCGCGCAGCCAGCCCGGAGATCGAAAAAGTGCTAAATGGCTTGGAGGACCACCCACTCCTGCGCGGATCGCTGAACGGGTTTGAGCTCGACGTTACGAAACTTGAAACACGCGCCGGGGCATTCCGTGAGGTCATTCGATCTGACACTCTTTGGAGTGACGTAGCGGGTGCCTTATTGACCATCGGTGAGTATCAGCGGGCACGAGGCCGCGACCCGAAGAACACGCGGTCGTTCCAATTCGTGACGCCATACGGAGCTAACCGAGACGTGTGGCGTCTACTGCTAACCGGGGCGACACAGAAGGCACTTGCGCCAACGAATCGAGTGCTGGCTGATTTTCTGGACAACATCGCAGACCGACCCTCGCACCTCGCCGAGAAATTGCGCGATATGCAGAGCAAGTGGTTAGCTGAGCGTGAAGCGGCGCTGGAATTTGACTGGCGTTACTACATGGTGAAATATCCGGACATGCGCTCAGGAGGATCCGGGATCTATTTCGCTGAAGGTGGGGAACTCGGATACTCCCTCTGCAATCTGCGCGGTGGCACGACTCAGATGAACAGTCGCTACCGCGACCCCTACCTCCTCACCATTTGGCGTCAGCTAGGTGAGCCATCGGAACTCGATGATCCCTGGTTCATCGGGCATGAGCGGAACCCACGGTACTTGACGCTCACAGCGAGCGGTACTGGAATTCAATGCTTTGCCGATGGATACCGGCTCTCGGGGCCGGCAGAGGGCGAACCCCTACGCGTTTTTGACGACGCACTCTTGGAGCTTGGGATTGGTGATGATGGCATCCTTGCCGTCGCACAGACTGCATTTCGTGACCGCCAGGTTGACACGGTAGATCGAATCGAGGTGGGAACGGCCCTTGTGCGTGCTCTCATCAGTAAAGGGCTCTGA
- a CDS encoding nucleotide pyrophosphohydrolase encodes MSNESVMPTLREFVIERDWGQFHSAANLAKSISIESGELLECFQWNDEARVERVKAELADVLTYAYLLADRIGVDPNEIVLEKLQETRTKYPVEKARGRSTKYDRL; translated from the coding sequence ATGTCCAATGAATCCGTCATGCCCACGCTTCGAGAATTCGTTATCGAACGCGATTGGGGCCAGTTCCATAGTGCCGCAAATCTGGCAAAATCTATCTCGATAGAATCGGGCGAACTTCTCGAGTGTTTTCAATGGAACGACGAAGCCCGCGTTGAACGCGTAAAGGCAGAACTAGCGGACGTCTTAACCTATGCATATTTGCTTGCCGACCGAATTGGCGTGGACCCGAACGAAATAGTCTTGGAGAAGCTTCAAGAGACTCGAACCAAATACCCCGTCGAGAAGGCTCGTGGCCGGAGCACTAAATATGACCGGCTTTAA
- a CDS encoding DUF262 domain-containing protein, which produces MSQTTALNGAFEGRVVGSISGDFVVPGYQRGYRWGRPEVQRLLEDIQESEGATYYLQPIVVKRLDENRWELVDGQQRLTTLFLILQFIKQTALPSAEVPYTLEYDTRPQSAEFLRAPSAEGSANNIDFFHIFQAWNCIEEWFEGQGIGKTLAAINLYKALSERVKVIWYEAPDYVSSTALFTRLNVGKIPLTDAELVKALVLSRSQNLVAQTDRAQSMAAEWDVIERDLRTPELWAFLTGSPRPEATHISLLLDTLAGGPSGRERPPFHTFETLREQIMDNADEFWNKVVNLHSLVLGWFEDRNLFHKIGYLVATNSRFEDILDLAQGSKKSEFDTKLNVKIQDGLSLSEENLRELSYESSYGRQRISAALLLMNVETIRKQTNSTERYSFRAHATGQWSLEHIHAQNAEELRTGQQWLEWLRLHRDALSSLPNIQEAERVSLEARIDEALPDLNESKFRELELELSPYFVPDEDGTAESNVHTITNLALLDSRDNSALSNSWFEVKRLEVLKRDREGSYIPVCTRNVFLKYYTGERAQQVHYWSMQDRESYLTAIEREIGPYLLGDSAGGVSSRKSSQ; this is translated from the coding sequence ATGTCACAGACTACGGCCCTCAACGGGGCATTCGAGGGCCGCGTCGTTGGCTCGATTTCGGGCGATTTCGTTGTTCCCGGCTATCAGCGGGGTTACCGATGGGGCCGACCGGAAGTTCAACGTCTACTCGAGGACATTCAGGAGAGCGAGGGTGCAACCTATTACCTCCAGCCGATCGTGGTCAAGCGACTGGACGAGAACCGTTGGGAACTGGTTGACGGCCAGCAGCGACTCACGACCCTCTTCCTCATACTCCAATTCATAAAGCAAACGGCCCTTCCGTCCGCCGAAGTACCGTACACGCTCGAATATGACACTCGCCCCCAAAGCGCCGAATTCCTCCGCGCACCAAGTGCCGAGGGCTCGGCAAACAACATCGACTTCTTCCACATCTTCCAAGCTTGGAACTGCATCGAGGAGTGGTTCGAGGGGCAGGGCATCGGTAAGACACTGGCTGCGATCAACCTCTACAAGGCACTCTCCGAACGGGTGAAAGTGATCTGGTACGAAGCGCCCGACTACGTAAGCTCGACAGCTCTTTTTACCCGTCTCAACGTGGGCAAGATCCCACTAACGGATGCCGAATTGGTCAAAGCACTCGTGCTGTCCCGTAGCCAGAATCTAGTGGCGCAAACTGATCGTGCCCAATCGATGGCCGCCGAGTGGGACGTCATCGAACGCGATCTGCGCACCCCGGAGCTGTGGGCCTTCCTCACTGGAAGCCCTCGGCCGGAGGCGACTCACATCAGCCTCCTCCTTGATACCCTCGCTGGCGGTCCGAGTGGACGCGAACGACCACCGTTCCACACGTTTGAAACGTTGCGCGAACAAATTATGGATAATGCAGACGAGTTCTGGAACAAAGTGGTGAATCTCCACTCCCTTGTTCTCGGCTGGTTTGAGGACCGAAACTTGTTCCATAAAATCGGTTATCTCGTGGCGACAAACAGCCGATTCGAGGACATCCTTGATCTTGCGCAGGGCTCTAAAAAGTCCGAATTCGACACCAAACTGAATGTCAAGATCCAAGACGGACTGTCGCTCTCCGAGGAGAACCTCCGCGAATTATCCTATGAATCATCGTATGGGCGGCAGCGGATATCAGCCGCGCTACTCCTGATGAACGTCGAGACCATCCGGAAGCAGACCAACTCCACCGAGCGATATTCCTTCCGCGCTCATGCGACCGGTCAATGGTCCCTTGAACACATTCACGCGCAAAATGCAGAAGAACTGCGCACCGGCCAACAGTGGCTCGAATGGTTGCGGCTACATCGTGACGCGTTATCGAGCCTGCCGAACATACAGGAGGCTGAACGGGTCTCGCTGGAAGCGCGCATCGACGAAGCGCTGCCAGACCTCAACGAGTCCAAGTTTCGCGAACTGGAGCTCGAGCTGTCTCCCTATTTTGTGCCAGACGAGGATGGTACGGCGGAAAGCAATGTCCACACGATCACTAATCTGGCCCTGCTCGATAGCCGCGACAACAGTGCACTCAGCAACTCGTGGTTCGAGGTCAAACGACTTGAAGTTCTCAAGCGTGACCGCGAGGGGTCCTATATTCCGGTATGCACGCGAAACGTCTTCCTGAAGTACTACACCGGTGAGCGTGCCCAGCAAGTGCACTACTGGAGCATGCAAGATCGCGAGTCATATTTAACAGCTATCGAGCGAGAAATCGGGCCCTATCTGCTGGGCGATTCCGCCGGCGGCGTTTCAAGCAGGAAGAGCAGCCAGTGA